The genomic interval CCCACACCCTCACAAATTTCATTAATGTAAAACTTAAAAAATTGAGTTAAACTGCGGGATAGTGCAGTCAGGCGAGAAAAGGTTCTGCCGCTCTCCGGCAGGCCCCGGGTAAATATTGTACCAAGATTATCGACGTCCATGCGCATGATTCCTATCCTGTCAGCTCCCGCGGCCTCTTTAGCCAGTGTGTCGAAGGATTTATAACCCCGGTCCTGGCGGGTTGTATAGGCCCCTATAAAAAGTTGAACTGCACCGGGCCGGAGGTAGTCATCACAGGACCAGCTGTTTAAAACATATACAGCCTGAGCATTTAGCTTATCTAATACTTCTTCATTGGAGCAAACAGTGTAATATGTAGTGCCGATTGTTAAATATGGAATACCCTGCGGCGGCTTAACTAAACTTCTAGCTATATATTTGGCATTGGGCAGGTCATCACCCAGTTCATAAAGCTGCCTGCATGACTGGCAGACCTCTATAGTCTCTTCACCCTCTTCTGATTTGCGAAGCGGTATCAGCTTTGCTGAATCAGTATGGCAGAAGTCACAAACTTTATCACCTGGCTCTGCCGGCAGCCAAAAGCTGTCCGGGTCAGCTGCAATTTGCTCTGAGAACTTTCGGCTTTTTTTCTTTGTCAGGAGACTTCTGAGCTCTCCCCAGAGCCAGGCTAAATCACGGCCCGCACGTTCCCGGGGCATAAATGCTTCACCCGTAAACTCCACCTTCTCCAGGGCCAAATAGAGCTGCCCGTGATAGGTATAGTATAACAGGCCGTTAATTTCTATATCTATTTGCTTCAGCACTTCCCTGCAGGAAGAAGTATTGGGGGCCAGCAAGTAGAATCGCCCGCCGCCGGTATAAATAATATTTGCCCTGGGTAAATTCATTCTCTCCAGAATTTCAGCAACTACATGTTCGGTCAGCAGTTCCAGGAAAAACGAGCGGGCCCGCAGTGTTTTTAGGGCACCCTTGGAGCTAATGGTATATATGAATTTTTGAACCCCGGAAAAGTCACCGCCCACAAGCATATAGCGCGGGTCCTTCCTGTCCAGGATTTTATCCTTGAGCAAGTTTTCCCGGTAGTCAGGACAAGTTTCCTTTATATACCTATACAGGCATGCTGCAATTGCCGCAGTGGTTTTAAGGTGGTCAAACAACGACACATCGGGGAAACTTTCGGGCTTTCCCTCTACTAACCGGGTTTCCGAAGGGATATATGATGTGTATTTTTCTAAAAGCACCAGCAGTGCATCAATATTTAATTCCGGCAGTAATTTATTAAATTCTTCCTTAAAGGAGGATAAAAGACTGCTGTAACCGTCCGGGCCACAGCTTGCCTGTGCAGAATCATGCTTTCCGGGAAACCTTAAGGCACCCTCAGAGCTACCTAAATCATGGTAGTGCCAGCAATTTCTATATGCCGGTTTTCCGGGCTTGTGCTCCAGCGATATTTTGGAGAAAACAGACATTAGCGGTGTATTGGCCTGCCATTTCCCCTCTCCTTTTTTCTCCGGGCGCTCGCCGGAGGAAAGATTATCTGCTTCGTAGACAATTAATGTTTCATTAGTAGGCAGTGAAAAAACATCAAGCTGATCATGCCTGGCATTTTTCCCGGACATATGATGATGACGCAAAGCAAAAACAGATATGGTACCTGCAATACCCTGCTCCTCAAGCCACCCGGCACCTATCTCCTGGTGGGTTTTGTTATTTTTTTTGTTAGCACGCATTATGAATTTCCCAATGTCATGCAATAGTGCACCCTTGATAATATCCGAAAAATTCATGCTTTCACCTCCTTGAATTTGTGTTAAAAGTTTAACCATACTCAAAAATTCTACAAATTGGATACATTTACCTCTAAAATAGTCTAAATTTTTTTAATTTATGCAACTTATAGCATAGCTTCAAATCACCCTTTCATTTTTTTAATATTATAGACCAACAGGTAGGAGAAAAAATTTCCGTTAATTTGCACAAAAAAACAGCCTTATGGCAGAAATATAAAAACCGGAAGCATAAAGGACTTCCGGTTAAACAACTCACTGTATTATTATTCTATGTATTTGAGAATGAAATTTATACCGGTCAAAAAACTATACAGGTAATTGTTTATTCCAAAGGAGTATTCTTGCAAAATGAAACGTCGAGAAACAAAACTGTTTTTTCAATTCCCTACGGGAATTATTTTGTTTTTAGACTTGCCACTTTCAACTGTTCCAGAATTACTTTCGCTCGGGTATGAATGTTTCAATTCCCTACGGGAATTATTTTGTTTTTAGACTGTTTAGCGAAAAATTGGAAACATAGACATTGCTGGAGGTTTCAATTCCCTACGGGAATTATTTTGTTTTTAGACTCCCTGCTACTTTCTTCAAACCTTCCGCTACCGATTTGTTTCAATTCCCTACGGGAATTATTTTGTTTTTAGACTTTTAGATTTTGCTCAGATGTATGAGTTTAAAATATCTGATAGTTTCAATTCCCTACGGGAATTATTTTGTTTTTAGACATACGGGAATTATTTTGTTTTTAGACGTTTTGTAATTATATTCAGAAATGAAACTAAGGAGCCATTGAAATACCTGGTCTGAAAAGCAGTTTTTCGAGCATCGCCAAAATTTCGCCTGGTTCTTACTATATTACACCAATTTGCAGCTAATGTAAAGTCCCCAATCCCTTGATTTTACTGGTTTTTTGAAAGATCGAGCATCCCCCGGGGTTTCTGCACACCAGCGATGCTCGATCTTTTAGAGTATAAAAATACCATCTCCGAATGGTTCTCCACTTCTGCCTAATCGTAGTATATCCTTCTGACAGCGAATACACTGCCGGTAAAAGATTATGCTGTCTGTATCTCTTTTCATAAGCCGCTCCAACTTATAGCGCAGTAATAAATAATCTTCATCTTTTAAACGCGCTTCAAATACGCTGTATTGAACAGGAACAGCATAATCACGCAGCAGTTTATATATTTTATTTCTTCTCTTATCATCACTAATATCATAAGTAATTATATAATGTTTCATAATCTTAACGCACCAAAAAAGGTTTATATTCATAAAGTTCGCCCTGCAAAACCTTGGCTAAAAAGCGTGCTTGTAATTCAAATATACGCAGGTATGGCAAATTGTAATTAAATATTGGGTGAGTAATCATTTCATGCCTGCGCTCTTCGTAGGCACGGTAAAATTTTTTTCGCCCGCTGTCGTTGAGAAAAGTTCCGGTCACCTGGCATTCAAAATCGTCTTTGTTTATAACTCCTTTATTCAGCACTTTTAAAACCAGCGAATCTACAATAATAGGGCGAAACTCCTCCATTAAATCTAATGCCAGAGCGGGTCTCCCATAATTTGACCGGTGGAGGAAACCGATATACGGATCAAATCCTACCACCTGAACGGCCGAGGAAATGTCTTTGGTTAATAAAGAATACCCGTAACCCAGCAATGCATTTACCGGATCTTCCGGTGGCCGGCGATTTCGCTTGTTAAAATTAAAAGGAACCGTATCTTTTATTAAGCAGTTAAAGACTTTGAAATATTCCTTAGAACAAATGCCCTCTATACCTAATAAGCTGTTTAATGAAGTAATATCATCCAATTTCTTTAACATAGATTTTATTTTTGTTATTGCTAGTAACAAGTTTTTGTCCTTCTGGGTTCGGTTATGGCGAACCAGCAAGGTGCGCATATTTGTTAATTTTCCCCGAACAAATTCTCTGGCATATTTTAAACACTGTGAATTCGACTGAAAAGCTTTATGTTGGGCAATACGTAAAACAGAATTTTTTGACAAAGAAGGTTGTAAACAGCCATAATATTTACCGCCTCGGGATAAAAAATGTACTTCAGTTCCCCGCTCTAAAAGAATTTTTATTAACTGGGCAGAGATATTTACTGTACCCGAAAGTACTACCTGCTCCAAATTACATAAAGGCATATCTATAAGCGTATCCTTTTCCTTGGTAACCCAAATTCTTTCTCCTTTTTTACGCACATATGCGCCTGGTTCATCTACATATAATACTCTTCCTTGATTAAAACACGGTATTGGACGTACTGTCTTTTTGCGACTTTCATCTACCAGGCAGGATACTTCAAAAGGAAGGCAGCGACGTGCTAAAGCACACCCTTCACAGCGTGCATCGGCTGCAGGGGTGGGTATTTCACCGGAATTAATAATTTCAAACCCCCTGTTAACAGTTTTTTCTACCAAAGAGCGAAGAGACTCGTCCAGCACTACTTCCCGCCGGGTACGTGATTGTACATAATAAATATAACCCCGGTTAATGTCCCGGCCAAGTTTTTCTTCTAATACCATGGCCTGAGCACAAACCTGTACGTCATCGCTAAGGCTTTCTTTCAGGCTGCCTTTTTTGTATTCAACCGGATATATCTCCGAATCTTCTTCTACTACATCAACTACCCCAATAAGACGTAACTTTTCTGAAGATATCATAACTGAACGTACTTGGCTGTATCCTTCCCTGGCAACACGGGTACGCTCGTTACGCCGATCTTCCTGTAAACGGCCTTCTAAAACATGAGCATTTAAATCCTGTGCACCTTCAACTACCCGGTAATAAAAATTTCGCGGACAGTATAAAATTTCGGCTATTGCAGAGATCGGTAAATATATATGTTCATTATTAGTTTTTAACATTTCCATAACTATCAGCACCTCATAATTTACATATCCTACCATTAAACCTTTCCATCTTAGCTTTTCAATATACTCTAGGTTATGAAAATAATAAAAACTAAGTTTACTACCAACGAAAAGGAGGCTGCCCATTATATGAGCAGCCTCCTATATCACGTCTACCGTTCGTTACACAATGAATATTGTTTACTCACATTTTAAAAAAATAATCTAAATTAGTACAGGTTGAAATTATTAACTAAAAGAAAGGGCTGAAATTCGTAAGATTTAAGGTATATGGATAACAGGCGTGATATAAACCGGGGTGATGTTTCAATTCCCTACGGGAATTATTTTGTTTTTAGACATAAAAATGAAACAAATTAGAGCGCTAGAACTAAGAATTTCAATTCCCTACGGGAATTATTTTGTTTTTAGACACCATCCAGCGTTGGGCCTGTGATAAACAAATTGCTCAAATAATTTCAATTCCCTACGGGAATTATTTTGTTTTTAGACAGGATATTTTTCTACGGGCAGATACCGATGAAATGGCATTTCAATTCCCTACGGGAATTATTTTGTTTTTAGACACACAATAACCTGCGGGGTATTGGTTTCTGCTTTCAATGATTTCAATTCCCTACGGGAATTATTTTGTTTTTAGACGAGAAACGCGGTTATACACGAATCACCCGCCAGGAAGCATTTCAATTCCCTACGGGAATTATTTTGTTTTTAGACTCGGGATATATTTCACCGCCTCCCTGGAAATGGCCAGATTTCAATTCCCTACGGGAATTATTTTGTTTTTAGACGGCAGCGCCCGGAGCCATTGAAATACCTGGTCTGAAAAGCAGTTTTTCGAGCATCGCCAAAATTTCGCCTGGTTTTTACTATATTACACCAATTTGCAGCTAAAGTAAAGTCCCCAATCCCTTGATTTTACTGGTTTTTTGAAAGATCGAGCATCCCCCGGGATTTCTGCACACCAGCGATGCTCGATTTTTTTAGTATAATAATACCATCACCAAAGAATAATTTTTTGCGCAACACCGTGGTTGTTTTTGATAAACTAGATTTAGATCAGTGTTATTCCTACCCAATATCTTTACAGCATCATAACAAGGATAATTTTACATTTTATACACGTATATAAAGGAATTTAGGGCAGCTGTTTAGAAGTATATATTCCCTAAACCATTTCGTTTTACTAAAGAGGTGTAATTATGCCCGAAAAAGACATAGCTATCATTAGTAGTATTACCGGGGTAGACTGCTTTTTTAAACTGAGTCCCGATAAATGGTAGGACAGGGTTTCCTGCAGGAAGACTTTTACTCCTAATGGCAGAAAGTGCAAAATCCATAAGGAGCCCGGGACTTTCCGCAAGTAATGTTTGCAATTCATTCTCACTGGCAAAACCCACCGGCAATAGTTTTTTGTTTTCATTTATTTGTTTATAAATTATTGGCATATTAATCCACCTGCA from Desulfolucanica intricata carries:
- the cas2 gene encoding CRISPR-associated endonuclease Cas2, translated to MKHYIITYDISDDKRRNKIYKLLRDYAVPVQYSVFEARLKDEDYLLLRYKLERLMKRDTDSIIFYRQCIRCQKDILRLGRSGEPFGDGIFIL
- the cas4g/cas1g gene encoding CRISPR-associated endonuclease Cas4g/Cas1g yields the protein MGSLLFVGSKLSFYYFHNLEYIEKLRWKGLMVGYVNYEVLIVMEMLKTNNEHIYLPISAIAEILYCPRNFYYRVVEGAQDLNAHVLEGRLQEDRRNERTRVAREGYSQVRSVMISSEKLRLIGVVDVVEEDSEIYPVEYKKGSLKESLSDDVQVCAQAMVLEEKLGRDINRGYIYYVQSRTRREVVLDESLRSLVEKTVNRGFEIINSGEIPTPAADARCEGCALARRCLPFEVSCLVDESRKKTVRPIPCFNQGRVLYVDEPGAYVRKKGERIWVTKEKDTLIDMPLCNLEQVVLSGTVNISAQLIKILLERGTEVHFLSRGGKYYGCLQPSLSKNSVLRIAQHKAFQSNSQCLKYAREFVRGKLTNMRTLLVRHNRTQKDKNLLLAITKIKSMLKKLDDITSLNSLLGIEGICSKEYFKVFNCLIKDTVPFNFNKRNRRPPEDPVNALLGYGYSLLTKDISSAVQVVGFDPYIGFLHRSNYGRPALALDLMEEFRPIIVDSLVLKVLNKGVINKDDFECQVTGTFLNDSGRKKFYRAYEERRHEMITHPIFNYNLPYLRIFELQARFLAKVLQGELYEYKPFLVR
- the cas10 gene encoding type III-A CRISPR-associated protein Cas10/Csm1, encoding MVKLLTQIQGGESMNFSDIIKGALLHDIGKFIMRANKKNNKTHQEIGAGWLEEQGIAGTISVFALRHHHMSGKNARHDQLDVFSLPTNETLIVYEADNLSSGERPEKKGEGKWQANTPLMSVFSKISLEHKPGKPAYRNCWHYHDLGSSEGALRFPGKHDSAQASCGPDGYSSLLSSFKEEFNKLLPELNIDALLVLLEKYTSYIPSETRLVEGKPESFPDVSLFDHLKTTAAIAACLYRYIKETCPDYRENLLKDKILDRKDPRYMLVGGDFSGVQKFIYTISSKGALKTLRARSFFLELLTEHVVAEILERMNLPRANIIYTGGGRFYLLAPNTSSCREVLKQIDIEINGLLYYTYHGQLYLALEKVEFTGEAFMPRERAGRDLAWLWGELRSLLTKKKSRKFSEQIAADPDSFWLPAEPGDKVCDFCHTDSAKLIPLRKSEEGEETIEVCQSCRQLYELGDDLPNAKYIARSLVKPPQGIPYLTIGTTYYTVCSNEEVLDKLNAQAVYVLNSWSCDDYLRPGAVQLFIGAYTTRQDRGYKSFDTLAKEAAGADRIGIMRMDVDNLGTIFTRGLPESGRTFSRLTALSRSLTQFFKFYINEICEGVGENFSPLRLLSGKGRRNVTIVYAGGDDLFLVGAWNDVAELSFDIADCFRRYTGQNPDVTISGGMVVQDAKYPLYKLADLAGEAEERAKDNGRDSISLFYTSVPDFTRDGRPIFTGTFKWSEANHLLKELLTPAVSGLAKQIADENRLEFLFSKNFMHKLAAVTDIWRREGKLYLPRLAYTLARESEHKELKNNGAWPEWKQKIYDIKNITYLRTAVTWMDLLSRRGAEDGRNEESAKWR